A single window of Amphiura filiformis chromosome 17, Afil_fr2py, whole genome shotgun sequence DNA harbors:
- the LOC140136982 gene encoding uncharacterized protein, protein MEWLEKAIATAPLEFKPRLWCRYVDDVLEIIKKDTTEQLTEYLNTVHTTGNIKFTNEEECMGNFPFLGTLIVRKEDGTVKPLVYRKKTHTDQYLNFDSQHPFHQKIGVVRTLLDRIHPIVTEDKDKEEEESRIKKGSHQLRLSKVGV, encoded by the coding sequence ATGGAGTGGTTGGAGAAGGCCATCGCCACCGCACCGTTAGAATTTAAACCCCGGCTATGGTGTCGTTACGTCGACGATGTGCTGGAAATTATCAAGAAAGACACCACAGAACAACTAACTGAGTACTTGAATACTGTACATACCACAGGTAACATAAAGTTTACAAATGAAGAAGAGTGCATGGGCAATTTCCCGTTCTTAGGCACGCTTATTGTGAGAAAGGAAGATGGAACAGTAAAGCCCCTGGTCTACAGAAAGAAAACTCACACGGATCAATACTTAAATTTTGATTCACAACACCCATTTCATCAAAAGATCGGCGTCGTAAGAACATTGCTTGACAGAATACATCCCATCGTGACGGAAGACAAAGATAAGGAGGAAGAAGAGAGTAGAATAAAAAAAGGCAGTCATCAATTGCGGCTATCCAAAGTGGGCGTTTGA